In Triticum urartu cultivar G1812 chromosome 6, Tu2.1, whole genome shotgun sequence, the following proteins share a genomic window:
- the LOC125515023 gene encoding mucin-19-like — protein MASAAAAALAAAGKRQLSEDDLYLILHKYSPATILTALQEVTQHAQRRSIDWRALVAKTATGITSAREYQMLWRYIAYGHDFVENVEDGSPQPLGDESDLECEIEPSPKPSNEAAAEASRFAKILMYGPSREQGSSHRANSDVPLLNTPNEKIPRVSSDKQLAQSHRLTNGTGPVSNSKQAPHTGLSPDSFDGNGPHNKKTKKTKAWTKDEDAELMAGVHKCGEGNWLDILRKYNFDSTRTYGQLSQRWAVISRRQATTKPAKAKPVTGGYDMKATQKAFFMALDMPMGKPGGLSTLRSGASQQSTQHPAPVFGAAAPELKSATPSSSFSLPVPVPSAAPGPVSAQVQVQPPRAQQVPSQAAPSKVSNASIKSRNSSKKQTAQANPTNAPSSIQAAAIAAGGRIATASIATNLLKAAQSPQAVHIRSRGKGSSKTSTSSKASTMAGEPGTQTGGAQHPELPNCSAPTQSPTVLITQSTEQVNVVPEVAGVNPPEQSASAHLLEPDRTLSTTPVPGPCDNMEIDDDSTFCVVTMEDLFPEDVKQPETVKQPEMVRQPETVRQPEMVRQTETVSQPEMVRQTETVRQPEMVKQPETVRQPEMVDPKAEEMIDPKDADMLEFDRFVAQGCLTTDYSDKSKGVKIAPGAQGATASQKKKQLPTVGKSIPVFRAPVTMKKTKALPSHGATLASTVASSGLVGTGNAGVLSKAIYRKPAGPGTTGKQNRCQEIMAQKQHAMNSNSSAMARNAAAGTGTPARNVAAGVGAPARNAAPATGTPAKSAAPATGTPAKNAAPASGTPARNTAPGTGTPPVRNTAPGTGTPPVRNTAPGTGTPPVRNTAPGTGTPPVRNTAPGTGTPPVRNMAPGTGTPAVRNTAPGTGTAARNSLTGTGTPQARNLLTGTGTPPARNAAPVTGATPARNLLTGMGTPPAIRQHNPAVNGASKGNPPASQ, from the exons atggcgtcggcggcggcggcggcgctggcggcggcggggaagcgaCAGTTATCCGAGGACGACCTGTACCTCATCCTCCACAA GTACTCGCCGGCGACGATCCTGACGGCGCTGCAGGAGGTGACGCAGCACGCGCAGCGGAGGAGCATCGACTGGCGGGCGCTGGTGGCCAAGACGGCCACGGGGATCACCTCCGCCCGCGAGTACCAGATGCTCTGGCGCTACATCGCCTACGGGCACGACTTCGTCGAGAACGTCGAGGACGGCAGCCCCCAGCCGCTG GGTGATGAGAGCGACTTGGAGTGTGAGATTGAACCATCTCCTAAGCCGAGCAACGAAGCCGCAGCTGAGGCCTCACGGTTCGCCAAG ATCTTGATGTATGGACCTTCACGCGAGCAAGGTTCTAGTCATCGTGCTAACTCAGATGTTCCTCTGCTAAACACTCCAAATGAAAAGATACCACGTGTTTCATCTGACAAACAGCTTGCTCAGAGCCATCGTCTAACAAATGGTACAGGTCCAGTTTCCAACTCAAAGCAGGCACCCCATACAGGGTTATCTCCTGATTCTTTTGATGGGAATGGACCTCATAATAAAAAGACAAAGAAGACTAAAGCATGGACTAAGGATGAGGATGCAGAGTTAATGGCTGGTGTACATAAGTGTGGTGAAGGAAATTGGCTGGACATTCTGCGTAAATATAACTTCGATAGCACAAGAACTTATGGTCAATTGTCTCAG AGATGGGCAGTAATTAGCAGGCGTCAAGCAACAACCAAGCCTGCTAAAGCTAAACCAGTCACCGGGGGATATGATATGAAAGCTACTCAAAAGGCATTCTTTATGGCTCTTGATATGCCTATGGGGAAGCCTGGTGGATTGTCTACATTAAGATCAG GAGCTTCACAACAAAGCACTCAACATCCTGCTCCAGTATTTGGTGCTGCGGCACCTGAGTTAAAATCTGCAACACCCTCTTCATCATTCTCGTTGCCAGTACCAGTGCCAAGTGCAGCCCCTGGGCCTGTGTCAGCACAAGTGCAGGTTCAACCTCCTCGGGCGCAACAAGTTCCTTCTCAAGCTGCGCCCTCAAAAGTGTCAAATGCTTCAATCAAGTCACGGAATAGCTCTAAGAAGCAAACTGCACAAGCAAATCCTACAAATGCTCCTTCCTCTATACAAGCTGCAGCTATTGCTGCCGGTGGACGAATCGCCACAGCAAGCATCGCCACCAATTTATTGAAAGCTGCACAATCCCCGCAAGCTGTGCACATAAGATCTCGAGGAAAAGGGTCTTCAAAAACTTCTACAAGCTCTAAAGCCTCCACCATGGCTGGTGAGCCTGGAACACAGACTGGCGGTGCTCAACACCCAGAACTTCCAAACTGCAGTGCCCCTACACAATCTCCTACGGTTTTGATAACACAGTCAACCGAGCAAGTTAATGTTGTACCAGAAGTTGCAGGAGTTAATCCCCCGGAACAATCTGCTAGTGCACATTTGTTGGAACCTGATAGAACATTGAGCACCACACCAGTGCCTGGCCCATGCGACAATATGGAGATTGATGATGACTCAACATTTTGTGTAGTCACGATGGAGGACTTGTTTCCTGAAGACGTGAAGCAGCCAGAGACAGTGAAGCAGCCAGAGATGGTGAGGCAGCCAGAGACAGTGAGGCAGCCAGAGATGGTGAGGCAGACAGAGACGGTGAGTCAGCCAGAGATGGTGAGGCAGACAGAGACGGTGAGGCAGCCAGAGATGGTGAAGCAGCCAGAGACGGTGAGGCAGCCAGAGATGGTAGATCCCAAAGCCGAGGAGATGATAGATCCCAAGGATGCTGACATGCTGGAGTTCGATCGCTTTGTTGCCCAAGGATGCTTGACTACAGATTATTCTGATAAAAGCAAAGGTGTCAAAATTGCTCCTGGAGCTCAAGGAGCTACTGCCAGccagaagaagaagcagctacccACAGTTGGGAAAAGCATCCCTGTGTTTAGAGCACCAGTAACCATGAAGAAGACCAAAGCTCTACCTTCACATGGGGCGACGCTTGCATCAACTGTCGCCTCTAGTGGCCTTGTTGGCACAGGCAATGCTGGTGTGCTGAGTAAAGCAATATATCGGAAGCCAGCTGGTCCAGGCACCACAGGCAAACAAAATAGGTGCCAAGAAATTATGGCTCAGAAGCAGCATGCTATGAACTCAAATAGTAGCGCAATGGCCAGGAATGCGGCTGCCGGCACCGGAACACCAGCCAGGAATGTGGCTGCCGGCGTTGGAGCACCAGCCAGGAATGCGGCTCCCGCCACCGGAACACCAGCTAAAAGTGCGGCTCCTGCCACCGGAACACCGGCTAAAAATGCGGCTCCTGCCAGTGGAACACCAGCCAGGAACACAGCTCCTGGCACTGGAACACCACCAGTCAGGAACACGGCTCCTGGCACTGGAACACCACCAGTCAGGAACACGGCTCCCGGCACTGGAACACCACCAGTCAGGAACACGGCTCCCGGCACTGGAACACCACCAGTCAGGAACACGGCTCCCGGCACTGGAACACCACCAGTCAGGAACATGGCTCCCGGCACTGGAACACCTGCAGTCAGGAACACGGCTCCTGGCACTGGAACAGCAGCCAGGAACTCGCTTACTGGCACCGGAACGCCACAGGCCAGGAACTTGCTCACCGGCACAGGAACACCACCAGCTAGGAATGCGGCTCCTGTCACCGGAGCAACACCAGCCAGGAACTTGCTTACCGGCATGGGAACACCACCAGCCATTCGTCAACATAACCCAGCGGTGAATGGGGCTAGCAAGGGGAATCCGCCGGCCAGCCAATAG